AACGAAGACGGCGAGACCTGGTATGCCGACTGGACCAACACCGAGCTGCAGTGGTTCACGAAGCAGTTCTACGCCGACTTCAACGCGCGCTACGGCCAGGATCCCCGCATCGCCTTCCTGGAGCTGGGCTTCGGCCACTGGAGCGAATACCACATCTTCGGCACGGTGCTCGATCCGGGCGTCAATTTCCCGTCCGACGCCTACCAGAAGGAGTTCCTGACCTACTTGGACGATGTGCTGGACATTCCCTGGCTCATCTCGATCGACGCCGCCGACAGCTCCCCGGTCGTGGACGACGACCAGCTGATGGCCCTCGGCTTCGGCCTGTTCGACGACAGCTTCATGCACGCGGAGCACGAAGGCGACTACAACGAAGAATGCTGGGACGCCATCGGCGCGGGCACACGCTGGCAGACGGGCCCCTGCGGCGGCGAGATCAGCTACTACACCTCCGCCGACCAGAAGAATTTCCTGAACCCTGCGGGGATGTACGGCGTCACCTGGAAGCAGTCCGCGGCCAAATACCATATTTCCTTCATGATCGCCAACGACGCCCCGCGCGGCACCTACGGCACGGCGCAGCGCTTCAAGGAGGCCGCCCGGGAATGCGGCTATCACTTCCAGTTGACGGCGCTTTCGACGGACGGCGCGAAGACCCGCGCCGAGATCACCAACACCGGCGTCGCGCCCATCTACCGCGACGCGTTCCTGGCGGTCGGCGGCGTCCGGAGCGACGTGTCGCTGAAGAGCCTGCTACCCGGCGAGAAGCGCCAGATCGTCGTGGACAAGGCCACCGACGGCCGCGACGTCACGATCGAGTCCGACTTCATCCTGCCCGGCCAGACCATCCAGTTCGACGCCGACCTGTAGGTCCGGCGTCTATTCTTTCCCGGCCTCGCCCGATGCGTCCGCAAACAGGTCGCGGCCCTTCTCGTAGGCCGTCTGCAGGTTGGCGTCCCAATTCTCCAGGCGGGATTCCAGCTTCTTCGTCATCCCGTCAAAGACGACGAAATCGGACGTCCGCACGCGGTTGAAGAGCCGGTCGCCCAGCATCACTTTCTTCATGCTGTCCAGCAGGCCGAACTGCACCAGCCGCTCCATCCTGTTGCCGGCCGTGACGAGGAAGAGCGCCTTGTCGAGCGTCTTCATCGTCCGCTCGCCATAGGCGAATCCGTACGTCCAGACGCGGTCGAACCAGCCGACGAGCTTCGCCGGCGCCTCCGTCCAGAAGACGGGATAGATAAAAGCGACCGCATCCGCGGCATTGACCTTCGCCTGCTCCGCCAGCACGTCGGCGGCGAGCGGCGGCTCGGTCGTATAGTTCGCATCACGCAGATATTCCTGCTCGGACATGTCCGTCCGGAACCCCATCGCATACAGGTCCGAGAGCACATATTCGTGCCCGGCGTCCACGATGCCCCGGATGAAGGCATCGCGCACGTGGCGCGTGAAGGAATCCTCGGAGGGGTGGCAATACACGATAAATACTTTCATAGCCTGATAATCATCAATCAAATATAGCGAATAATGCTTTCTCGTGCAAGCGCTTGGATTTCCTGCGGGTAATGACTAACTTGGCACAAATAACGGTAACGTTATGAAACGCATTGCTCTTCTTCTGCTCCTGCTGTGCGCTGCCACGCAGCTGCACGCGCAATATGCACCCGTGGACTCGCTCGGGCGCGATACGCGCAACCAGGTCGATGGCCGACGGATCATCCGGACCGGCCAGCGCACCCTGCTCGCAGGCGGAATCGCCACCGTGGCGGGCGGCGCCCTGGTGTCGATCCCGTTTATCTGCAACCGCTTCCAGGACGGCCAGAAGGCCGGGTTCCGGGAGGATATGGCCTCCCCCTTCCTGATGGTCACCGGCGGCGTCATCGCCGCGGCCGGCGTCCTCACGGCACTCTGCAGCATCCCGGTCATCGTGTCCGGACACGGCGTCCTGGCGTCGGACACCTATTGGAAGGACAATGACTACGCCAACCCCGCCCAGCGGGGCTTCGGCGTCATCCTGGACGTCGGCGGATTCGCGAAAGGCCTGCAGGCCAACGCGACGGCCGGCTACCACCTCAACCGCAACCTGTTCCTGGGCGCCGGCCTCGGCCTGTCCTATGATCTGGAAGCCCGCCGCAACGAGGACCTGAGCACCTTGAAGCTGCCCGTCTTCGCCAACATCCGCTTCTCGACGAGCAACCGCCTTTACTCCCCTTTCGTCGGCATGTCAGGCGGCTATGACATCCTGGACAAGGG
The sequence above is a segment of the Bacteroidales bacterium WCE2004 genome. Coding sequences within it:
- a CDS encoding NAD(P)H dehydrogenase (quinone): MKVFIVYCHPSEDSFTRHVRDAFIRGIVDAGHEYVLSDLYAMGFRTDMSEQEYLRDANYTTEPPLAADVLAEQAKVNAADAVAFIYPVFWTEAPAKLVGWFDRVWTYGFAYGERTMKTLDKALFLVTAGNRMERLVQFGLLDSMKKVMLGDRLFNRVRTSDFVVFDGMTKKLESRLENWDANLQTAYEKGRDLFADASGEAGKE